The Virgibacillus siamensis genome includes a region encoding these proteins:
- a CDS encoding IucA/IucC family protein has protein sequence MKISDTPLTMLTEKNWSNADHQLLVKMLEEFIYEEILVPDLINDVDGIRTYEWEDKSGTVYRFQAKTRLFDSISVFSDSIEVLPSEDENIPSSLGLLLSIQEEGKMTSSTAGHLVREYYHTLLADTNLMKKSKTAEELVELDYAELEGEMKGHPWITYNKGRIGFGYNDYIQFAPEQKRQVNLSWIAVHKNISTFHSVVGLHYENVIEQELKTETYQRFNDTLLEMNVLPGDYYFMPVHFWQWNQMIVPMFASSIANKELIPLGEGEDKYLPQQSIRTFVNTTNKEKYHVKLPISILNTLVYRGLPGERTVIAPEVTAFMKNILENDPFLKDECRLGLLGETATLNVDQPVFHALKGSPYQYRELLGVVWRESIYKELTEGEHAITLASLLHVDNEGTPFVSELIKKTGLTVRDWIHRLMQAILPPLLHCLYQYGTVFSPHGQNTVLVLKDFVPERTIMKDFVDDVNISDQLFPELEAVSTELKDVLRSEPPEGLTQFIFTGLFICHFRYLSNILEDHEAFSEYTFWRIVREEILAYQQRFPHLKERYQLFDLLRPTFTKLTLNRNRMFDDGYEDGDDRPHASEFGEVANALAVVAEKKYAQER, from the coding sequence GTGAAGATAAGTGATACACCTTTAACAATGTTAACGGAAAAAAATTGGAGCAATGCAGATCATCAGCTATTAGTGAAGATGCTTGAAGAATTTATTTATGAAGAAATTCTGGTTCCGGATTTAATTAATGATGTAGACGGAATTCGTACATACGAATGGGAAGATAAAAGTGGAACCGTTTATCGATTCCAGGCTAAGACACGTTTGTTTGACAGTATTTCTGTTTTTTCAGATAGTATTGAAGTTCTACCAAGTGAGGATGAAAATATCCCATCCTCCCTTGGTCTTTTACTCAGTATTCAGGAGGAAGGGAAGATGACCAGTTCAACAGCTGGACACTTGGTTCGGGAATATTATCATACGCTATTAGCAGATACCAATCTGATGAAAAAATCCAAAACTGCTGAAGAACTGGTGGAACTGGATTATGCGGAACTGGAAGGGGAAATGAAGGGGCATCCATGGATTACATATAACAAAGGTCGAATTGGATTTGGCTACAATGATTATATCCAATTTGCCCCGGAACAGAAAAGACAAGTTAATCTTTCATGGATAGCTGTCCATAAAAACATTAGTACCTTTCATTCGGTTGTCGGATTGCATTATGAAAATGTCATTGAACAAGAACTGAAAACGGAAACATATCAGCGATTTAATGATACATTACTGGAGATGAACGTTCTGCCGGGGGATTATTATTTTATGCCGGTTCATTTTTGGCAATGGAACCAAATGATTGTTCCGATGTTTGCTTCCAGTATTGCAAACAAGGAGCTTATTCCATTGGGAGAGGGTGAGGATAAATACCTTCCACAGCAGTCTATCCGAACATTTGTCAATACAACCAATAAGGAGAAGTATCATGTAAAACTGCCAATCAGTATTTTAAACACATTGGTTTATCGGGGATTGCCTGGAGAGAGAACTGTGATTGCTCCGGAGGTCACAGCTTTCATGAAAAACATACTGGAAAATGATCCGTTTTTAAAAGATGAATGCAGGCTGGGATTGTTGGGCGAGACAGCAACGTTAAATGTTGATCAACCGGTTTTTCATGCTTTAAAAGGGTCTCCCTATCAGTATCGTGAACTGCTTGGGGTTGTCTGGAGAGAAAGTATTTACAAGGAATTAACGGAAGGCGAGCATGCAATTACCCTTGCTTCCTTATTGCATGTAGATAACGAGGGAACTCCATTTGTTTCCGAACTGATCAAAAAAACCGGTCTGACGGTTAGAGATTGGATTCACAGGCTTATGCAAGCTATTTTGCCGCCGCTGCTGCACTGCTTATATCAATACGGTACAGTGTTTTCACCGCATGGGCAGAATACAGTGCTGGTTTTAAAGGATTTTGTACCTGAGCGAACAATTATGAAGGACTTTGTTGACGATGTTAATATAAGTGATCAGTTATTTCCGGAACTGGAAGCTGTTTCAACCGAATTGAAGGATGTTCTGCGAAGTGAACCGCCTGAAGGGTTGACACAATTTATTTTCACTGGGTTGTTCATCTGTCATTTCCGATATTTAAGTAATATTCTTGAAGACCACGAGGCCTTTTCTGAATATACATTCTGGAGAATCGTCAGGGAAGAAATCCTTGCTTATCAACAAAGATTTCCTCATTTGAAGGAGCGGTATCAGCTTTTTGATTTATTACGTCCCACATTTACTAAGTTGACATTAAATAGAAACCGTATGTTTGATGATGGCTATGAAGATGGTGATGATCGACCGCATGCAAGTGAGTTTGGAGAAGTAGCCAACGCACTGGCTGTGGTCGCTGAAAAAAAATACGCGCAAGAAAGATAG
- a CDS encoding D-2-hydroxyacid dehydrogenase, giving the protein MVILSSAKLSDKHKDRLKDKYPEMTFIFCNNMDEAEQHLSKAEVLITYGEDLTADLVEQASKLKWIMVISAGLEKMPLTKIEEKGILVTNAKGIHKYQMAEYAISMLLQVYRQNKVMIENEAANRWNKSVRLQEITGKSILIAGTGAVGGEVARLAKAFRMKTYGVSRSGRPVEYIDKNYSNDQLKDVLPKADIVVSVLPSTTETKHFFTYEYFQMLPDHAVFLNMGRGDAVSQDVILQAIQDGEIAHAVLDVFETEPLPEDHPFWEETNITITPHISGRSPMYHTRALEIFEQNLQAYLDHSDDYVNKIDVTRGY; this is encoded by the coding sequence TTGGTTATCCTGTCGTCAGCTAAACTTTCAGACAAACATAAAGACCGGTTGAAGGATAAATATCCGGAAATGACATTTATTTTCTGTAATAACATGGACGAGGCAGAACAGCATTTGAGTAAAGCGGAAGTTTTGATTACATATGGTGAAGACCTGACAGCTGATCTGGTTGAACAGGCTTCCAAATTAAAGTGGATTATGGTAATTTCCGCCGGACTGGAGAAAATGCCGCTTACCAAAATAGAGGAAAAGGGAATTCTTGTAACAAATGCGAAGGGGATTCACAAGTACCAAATGGCCGAATATGCAATTTCGATGCTGCTGCAGGTTTATCGGCAAAACAAAGTGATGATTGAAAATGAAGCCGCAAACAGGTGGAATAAGTCTGTTCGGCTGCAGGAAATTACCGGGAAATCAATATTGATTGCCGGAACAGGAGCAGTTGGTGGTGAAGTGGCGAGGCTGGCAAAGGCTTTCCGAATGAAAACCTATGGTGTATCCAGGAGTGGACGTCCAGTTGAGTATATTGATAAAAACTATTCAAATGATCAGCTTAAGGATGTATTGCCGAAAGCAGATATCGTCGTATCTGTACTGCCAAGCACCACGGAGACAAAGCACTTTTTCACATACGAATATTTCCAAATGCTGCCGGACCATGCGGTGTTTTTAAATATGGGACGCGGCGATGCGGTCAGCCAGGATGTAATTTTACAGGCAATACAGGATGGTGAGATTGCACATGCGGTACTGGATGTTTTTGAAACTGAACCGCTCCCGGAAGACCATCCATTCTGGGAAGAAACGAATATAACTATAACACCGCACATATCAGGCAGATCACCAATGTATCATACACGAGCATTGGAAATATTTGAGCAGAATCTGCAGGCATATTTGGATCATAGCGATGATTATGTAAATAAAATTGATGTAACCAGGGGGTATTAA
- a CDS encoding cob(I)yrinic acid a,c-diamide adenosyltransferase has protein sequence MRIYTRKGDKGTTSLIYGQRVPKNDLRVEAYGTCDETNSMIGLALSFLENEEWDEKDAFLEIMHRVQTILFHVGAELATPKDKEVKWKLKQEYIEELENQIDEWDKSLEPLRNFILPSGHSASSALHAARTVARRAERTTVGMEDELENPLVVSYLNRLSDFLFVAARYVNQSLKGTEIPLKADI, from the coding sequence ATGCGAATTTATACACGAAAAGGTGACAAGGGAACAACTTCGCTGATTTATGGCCAGCGTGTTCCGAAAAATGATCTGCGTGTTGAGGCATATGGAACATGTGATGAAACGAATTCCATGATTGGTCTTGCCTTAAGCTTTCTCGAAAATGAGGAGTGGGATGAGAAAGACGCATTCCTCGAAATAATGCACCGCGTTCAGACAATTCTTTTTCATGTCGGGGCTGAACTCGCAACCCCGAAGGATAAAGAAGTGAAATGGAAACTGAAGCAGGAATATATTGAGGAACTGGAGAATCAGATTGATGAGTGGGATAAAAGTCTTGAACCATTGCGAAACTTTATCCTGCCGTCAGGTCACAGTGCATCAAGTGCTTTGCACGCAGCCAGAACGGTAGCGAGAAGGGCGGAGCGGACAACGGTTGGCATGGAGGATGAATTGGAAAATCCGCTTGTTGTATCGTATCTGAACCGATTATCCGACTTTCTGTTTGTAGCTGCACGATATGTGAACCAAAGTTTGAAAGGAACAGAAATCCCATTAAAGGCTGATATATAG
- the perR gene encoding peroxide-responsive transcriptional repressor PerR, whose product MTVSEQRLREAINTLKDSGVRITPQRHAVLEYLLNSMVHPTADEIYKALEGKFPNMSVATVYNNLRVLREIGLVRELTYGDSSSRFDCNTTEHYHIICDQCGKIVDFHYPTLDEVESLAEQVTGFEVSHHRMEIYGKCEECQKVEAQKH is encoded by the coding sequence ATGACGGTGTCTGAACAGAGGCTTCGCGAGGCAATTAATACATTGAAAGACTCAGGCGTCAGGATAACACCACAGCGTCATGCGGTTCTTGAGTATCTTCTAAATTCAATGGTTCACCCAACAGCCGATGAGATTTATAAAGCGCTTGAAGGCAAGTTCCCGAATATGAGCGTGGCGACGGTGTACAACAACCTGCGTGTATTGCGGGAGATTGGCCTTGTCCGTGAATTGACTTATGGCGATTCCTCCAGTCGCTTTGACTGTAATACCACTGAACATTATCATATTATATGTGATCAGTGCGGTAAAATAGTCGATTTCCATTATCCAACATTGGATGAAGTGGAATCTTTGGCTGAGCAGGTAACCGGATTTGAAGTTAGTCATCACCGAATGGAGATTTATGGCAAGTGCGAGGAATGCCAGAAGGTTGAAGCGCAAAAGCATTAA
- a CDS encoding YgzB family protein — protein sequence MEQQQLVYSSKINKIRSFALIQVFVGFAFMYGGILSKKIPWLMATFMIIGLLFVIFSCVVYFWIGMLSTKAVPIICPSCEKPTKMLGRVDACMHCKQPLTLDKDLEGKEFDEKYNTRKYRKEVKQKAKNNE from the coding sequence ATGGAACAACAGCAATTGGTCTATTCAAGCAAAATAAATAAAATACGTTCCTTTGCCTTGATTCAGGTCTTCGTCGGTTTTGCTTTCATGTATGGTGGAATCCTGTCCAAAAAGATTCCATGGCTGATGGCCACGTTCATGATTATCGGTTTATTGTTTGTTATTTTCAGCTGTGTCGTTTATTTCTGGATTGGAATGCTTTCAACGAAGGCTGTTCCGATAATATGCCCGAGCTGTGAAAAACCAACCAAGATGCTTGGACGCGTTGACGCATGTATGCACTGCAAACAGCCGCTGACACTTGATAAAGATCTTGAGGGTAAAGAATTTGATGAAAAATACAATACACGAAAATATCGTAAAGAAGTGAAACAAAAGGCAAAAAATAATGAATAA